A stretch of the Polluticoccus soli genome encodes the following:
- the wecB gene encoding non-hydrolyzing UDP-N-acetylglucosamine 2-epimerase, whose product MNNRKLKVLTVVGTRPEIIRLSRVLAALDASPAIEHVLVHTGQNYDYELNQIFFEDLELRKPDYFLNAAGKNATETIGHILINIDPILEKEKPDAFLVLGDTNSCLCAIPAKKRHIPIFHMEAGNRCFDQRVPEETNRRIVDHISDINLTYSDIAREYLLREGLSPDRVIKTGSPMYEVLHHFMPKVSNSKILSELSLAKGKYFVVSAHREENISSQRNFTNLVKVLNDMAAQFELPVIVSTHPRTQKMIEQQQVSFNKHVRLMKPFGLTDYIALQRNAKAVLSDSGTITEESSILNFPALNIREAHERPEGMEEAAVMMVGLNPERIMQGLLQLEGHSDEQRVFRMVNDYSMPNVSDKIVRIILSYTDYVKRVVWSE is encoded by the coding sequence ATGAACAACAGAAAACTGAAAGTTTTGACGGTAGTTGGTACGCGTCCGGAGATCATCCGGCTTTCGCGTGTACTGGCTGCACTGGACGCGTCACCTGCTATAGAGCATGTTTTGGTGCATACGGGTCAGAACTACGATTATGAACTGAATCAGATCTTTTTTGAAGACCTCGAGCTCAGGAAACCAGATTACTTTCTGAATGCCGCAGGCAAAAACGCTACCGAAACTATTGGGCACATACTTATCAATATTGACCCTATTCTCGAAAAGGAAAAACCGGATGCTTTTCTTGTATTAGGTGATACCAATAGCTGCCTTTGCGCAATACCGGCAAAAAAGCGCCACATCCCCATATTTCATATGGAGGCGGGTAACAGGTGTTTCGATCAGCGCGTGCCTGAAGAGACCAATCGCCGTATCGTAGATCATATCAGTGATATCAACCTGACCTATAGCGACATCGCAAGAGAATATCTTTTGCGCGAAGGTCTTTCGCCTGACCGCGTGATCAAGACTGGCAGCCCGATGTATGAAGTGTTGCATCATTTTATGCCGAAAGTGTCAAACTCCAAGATACTATCCGAGCTATCGCTGGCGAAGGGAAAATATTTTGTGGTATCGGCACATCGCGAAGAAAATATCAGCTCACAGCGCAACTTTACTAACCTGGTAAAGGTGCTGAATGATATGGCTGCGCAGTTCGAATTGCCAGTTATCGTTTCAACCCATCCGCGCACGCAAAAGATGATAGAGCAGCAGCAGGTGAGTTTTAATAAACACGTGCGACTGATGAAACCTTTTGGTCTGACAGACTATATCGCTCTGCAACGGAATGCAAAAGCCGTGCTTTCTGATAGCGGTACTATCACTGAAGAGTCATCAATTCTTAATTTTCCTGCGCTGAATATCAGGGAAGCTCATGAGCGCCCGGAAGGTATGGAAGAAGCAGCGGTAATGATGGTGGGATTAAATCCCGAAAGGATCATGCAAGGGCTATTGCAGCTGGAGGGACATAGTGACGAGCAGCGGGTATTCAGGATGGTGAACGATTATTCCATGCCCAATGTTTCTGATAAAATAGTAAGAATAATACTCTCCTATACTGACTACGTGAAAAGAGTAGTTTGGTCTGAATAA